A single region of the Duganella sp. BuS-21 genome encodes:
- a CDS encoding M1 family metallopeptidase, giving the protein MIKKTISALVLSACMALAAHADPLSYARYDQVRTTDLHLDLKADFGQKTLSGYAELSLNWIDQSARTLVLDTNELNIAKVQVLNPNGRWSAVSFMLDRLDVKNTEKGRALRIALPFQPPKVRVYYRTAPSAAALQWMAPEQTMSGKRPFMFSQSQDINARSWAPVQDTPAVRFTYSARVDAPAGLRVLMSAENDQKASGAGGWKFKMTQPIPSYLLAIAIGEIEVRNLGPRSAVYAEPARIEAAAYELADTEKMISAAEGLYGPYRWDRYDMIVLPPSFPYGGMENPRLTFLTPTMIAGDRSLVDLIAHELAHSWSGNLVTNASWKYMWLNEGFTTYVTTRIVEKLYGEEVAEMNLQVEQEEALASLATIPAAKQVLATRGADNDPSAYSDGSLIYPKGAWLLRTLEQRAGREVFDPFLRGWFESHAFKSATTDEFVDYLKKNLLDAHPEYMAASELDEWLYSAGIPANAKRAASPRPAALDAQRSAWLKGELPTAELNGKNWIALEWMHFLNDIDGKASAAQLQELDQAFALGKSGNNEIAFRFYRSSIKAGYNVREPLGKFLASVGRKLFVVPLYSALLKNPNQKDWAKSLYAKTRSHYHPLTQAAVDKAFKKP; this is encoded by the coding sequence ATGATCAAGAAGACCATATCCGCGCTGGTGCTGTCCGCATGCATGGCGCTCGCCGCACACGCCGATCCGCTCAGCTACGCCCGCTACGACCAGGTGCGCACCACCGACCTGCACCTCGACCTGAAGGCGGACTTCGGCCAGAAGACCCTGTCCGGCTACGCCGAACTGAGCTTGAACTGGATCGACCAATCCGCCCGTACGCTGGTGCTGGATACGAATGAACTGAACATCGCCAAGGTGCAGGTGCTGAATCCGAACGGCCGCTGGAGCGCCGTCTCCTTCATGCTCGACAGGCTGGATGTGAAAAACACGGAAAAGGGCCGCGCGCTGCGCATCGCCTTGCCGTTCCAGCCGCCGAAGGTGCGTGTCTATTACCGCACCGCGCCGTCGGCCGCCGCGCTGCAATGGATGGCGCCCGAGCAGACCATGTCCGGCAAGCGTCCGTTCATGTTCAGCCAGTCGCAGGACATCAACGCCCGTTCGTGGGCGCCGGTGCAGGACACGCCGGCGGTGCGCTTCACCTACAGCGCCCGCGTCGACGCGCCGGCCGGCCTGCGCGTGCTGATGAGCGCCGAGAACGACCAGAAGGCCAGCGGCGCCGGCGGCTGGAAGTTCAAGATGACGCAGCCGATTCCTTCCTACCTGCTGGCCATCGCCATCGGCGAAATCGAAGTGCGCAACCTCGGTCCGCGTTCGGCGGTCTACGCCGAACCGGCGCGCATCGAAGCGGCCGCCTACGAGCTGGCCGACACCGAAAAGATGATCAGCGCCGCCGAAGGCCTGTATGGCCCGTATCGCTGGGACAGGTACGACATGATCGTGTTGCCGCCGTCCTTCCCGTACGGCGGCATGGAGAACCCGCGCCTGACCTTCCTCACGCCGACCATGATCGCCGGCGACCGCAGCCTGGTCGACCTGATCGCGCATGAACTGGCGCACTCGTGGTCCGGCAACCTGGTGACCAACGCCTCGTGGAAATACATGTGGCTCAACGAAGGCTTTACCACCTACGTCACCACCCGCATCGTCGAGAAGCTGTACGGCGAAGAAGTGGCCGAGATGAACCTGCAGGTCGAGCAGGAAGAGGCGCTGGCGTCGCTGGCCACCATCCCGGCGGCCAAGCAGGTGCTGGCCACGCGCGGCGCCGACAACGACCCGTCGGCGTACTCGGACGGCAGCCTGATTTATCCGAAGGGCGCCTGGTTGCTGCGCACGCTGGAGCAGCGCGCCGGGCGCGAGGTGTTCGATCCCTTCCTGCGCGGCTGGTTCGAGTCGCACGCCTTCAAGTCGGCCACCACCGACGAATTCGTGGACTACCTGAAGAAGAACCTGCTCGACGCCCATCCTGAATACATGGCCGCCTCGGAGCTCGACGAATGGCTGTACAGCGCCGGCATTCCGGCCAACGCCAAGCGCGCGGCCTCGCCGCGCCCGGCCGCGCTGGACGCGCAGCGCAGCGCATGGCTGAAAGGCGAGCTGCCGACGGCGGAGCTGAACGGCAAGAATTGGATCGCGCTGGAGTGGATGCACTTCCTGAACGACATCGACGGCAAGGCCAGCGCCGCGCAACTGCAGGAGCTGGACCAGGCTTTCGCGCTGGGCAAGAGCGGCAACAATGAAATCGCCTTCCGCTTCTACCGTTCCTCGATCAAGGCCGGCTACAACGTGCGCGAGCCGCTGGGTAAATTCCTCGCCAGCGTGGGCCGCAAGCTGTTCGTGGTGCCGCTGTATAGCGCCCTGCTGAAAAACCCGAACCAGAAGGACTGGGCGAAATCGCTGTACGCCAAGACCCGTTCGCACTACCACCCGTTGACGCAAGCCGCCGTAGACAAAGCCTTCAAAAAACCATGA
- a CDS encoding TMEM165/GDT1 family protein: protein MEAFLVSTGIVALAEIGDKTQLLAFVLAARFRRPLPIVAGIFVATIANHAFAAAIGAWITSLMGPELLRWVLGGSFLAMAAWTLVPDKLDEEDTPLARYGVFLTTLIAFFIAEMGDKTQVATVALAARYHGIVAVVAGTTLGMMLANVPAVYFGDRIANRVSLKLVHGIAALIFAALGVATLSGAGASLGL from the coding sequence ATGGAAGCTTTCCTCGTCTCTACCGGCATCGTCGCCCTCGCTGAAATCGGCGACAAAACCCAGCTGCTCGCCTTCGTTCTCGCCGCCAGGTTCCGCCGTCCCCTACCCATCGTTGCCGGCATCTTCGTCGCCACCATCGCCAACCACGCCTTTGCCGCCGCCATCGGCGCCTGGATCACCAGCCTGATGGGACCTGAGCTGCTGCGTTGGGTGCTGGGCGGATCGTTCCTGGCCATGGCGGCGTGGACCCTGGTGCCCGATAAACTCGATGAGGAAGACACGCCGCTGGCGCGCTACGGCGTGTTCCTCACCACACTGATTGCCTTCTTCATCGCCGAGATGGGCGACAAGACGCAGGTTGCCACCGTGGCGCTGGCGGCGCGCTACCACGGCATCGTCGCCGTGGTAGCCGGCACCACGCTGGGCATGATGCTGGCCAACGTCCCTGCCGTGTACTTCGGCGACAGGATCGCCAACCGCGTCTCGCTCAAGCTGGTGCACGGCATCGCCGCGCTGATCTTCGCGGCGCTGGGCGTGGCGACGCTGTCAGGCGCCGGGGCCTCCCTGGGCCTCTGA